A part of Phoenix dactylifera cultivar Barhee BC4 chromosome 2, palm_55x_up_171113_PBpolish2nd_filt_p, whole genome shotgun sequence genomic DNA contains:
- the LOC103695453 gene encoding pyridoxine/pyridoxamine 5'-phosphate oxidase 2, which yields MAGGTASASAPWKTLLLKALDSNSHLKHSAFFQLATVGSNGRPANRTMVFRGFQENCDKIQINTDARSSKIEDIKYCSFGEICWYFTDSWEQFRISGRIDIINGSNLDPLKLQQRQKAWFASSPKSRLQYLGPIPGLPVITENPGAENQLDPSTGPVDAFCLLILDPEQVDYLNLKSNERLMFTSRPSANGCKVWIFQKVNP from the exons ATGGCCGGCGGGACGGCGTCGGCTTCGGCGCCTTGGAAGACCCTCCTCCTCAAAGCCTTGGACTCCAACTCCCACCTCAAACACTCCGCCTTCTTCCAACTC GCAACGGTCGGCTCGAATGGCAGACCTGCGAATCGGACCATGGTCTTCAG AGGATTCCAGGAGAATTGCGATAAGATTCAGATCAATACGGACGCTCGGAGCAGCAAG ATTGAGGACATCAAGTATTGCTCTTTCGGGGAG ATATGTTGGTATTTCACAGACTCTTGGGAGCAGTTCCGCATCAGTGGAAGGATTGATATCATTAATGGGTCAAATTTGGACCCTTTGAAGCTTCAG CAGAGACAGAAAGCTTGGTTTGCAAGTTCCCCAAAGTCAAGATTACAGTACCTAGGACCTATACCTGGTCTTCCAGTTATTACTGAAAATCCTGGAGCAGAGAATCAACTTGATCCATCCACTGGCCCAGTTGATGCATTCTGTCTTTTAATTCTTGACCCAGAACAG GTTGactatttaaatctgaaaagcaATGAAAGGTTAATGTTCACATCCAGGCCAAGTGCGAATGGTTGCAAAGTTTGGATATTTCAGAAAGTCAacccataa
- the LOC103695452 gene encoding laccase-6-like isoform X2, producing MRYPLMHGWVQTKRITKICKTRDIVTINGKYPGPVVYAQEDDRVIVAVTNKTPYNATIHWHGVRQRLSCWSDGPSYLTQCPIQPGQSFTYEFTLVQQKGTLFWHAHISWLRGTVHGAIVIYPKTGVPYPFPNPYEEHILILGEYRFNNLVKLEKKVLARGTGAPPADGYTINGRPGPLYNCSANDVYGIDVIPGKTYLLRIINAALNIELFFSIANHKLTIVEADAEYTKPVTVERLMITPGQTINVLVEANQPIARYDMAVGPYVSAQNIPFANISAIAHFHYSGASVTTMALPAPLPVFNDNLAVKNGMDGLKSLNATNLPLEIDTNLFFTIGVNVEACHSSTPNKSCQGPNGGTFAASMNNITFVKPSISLLQAYYDSLHGHYTDDFPSRPLKVYDFVNGAPNNFPNDTQSLNGTRVKVLEYGARVQLILQDTGTVSTDNHPMHLHGYSFYVVGYGTGNYNSRTAKLNLVDPPYMNTIGVPVGGWAAIRFIADNPGVWFMHCHLDLHTTWGLSMAFIVKNGKGPLETLPHPPADLPLC from the exons GTACAAACCAAGAGGATCACGAAGATTTGCAAGACGAGGGACATCGTCACCATCAATGGCAAGTATCCCGGTCCGGTCGTGTACGCCCAGGAGGACGATCGGGTGATCGTCGCGGTCACGAACAAGACCCCATACAACGCCACCATTCATTG GCATGGGGTCCGGCAGAGGCTGTCGTGCTGGTCGGATGGACCGTCATACCTGACCCAATGCCCGATCCAGCCCGGCCAGTCGTTCACCTACGAGTTCACCTTGGTCCAGCAGAAGGGCACGCTCTTCTGGCACGCCCACATCTCCTGGCTCCGCGGCACCGTCCATGGCGCCATCGTCATATATCCCAAGACTGGGGTACCCTACCCCTTCCCCAACCCTTACGAAGAGCATATACTAATTTTGG GGGAGTATCGGTTCAATAACTTGGTGAAGCTGGAAAAGAAGGTTCTTGCAAGAGGTACAGGTGCTCCACCGGCGGATGGATACACAATAAACGGCCGCCCAGGGCCTCTCTATAACTGCTCGGCAAATG ATGTATACGGGATTGATGTAATACCTGGCAAGACATACCTTCTACGGATAATAAACGCAGCCCTGAACATCGAGCTGTTCTTCTCCATTGCCAACCACAAGCTCACCATCGTCGAAGCTGACGCCGAGTACACAAAGCCCGTCACAGTAGAGCGGCTCATGATCACCCCAGGGCAGACCATCAACGTCCTGGTGGAAGCCAACCAGCCGATCGCCAGGTATGACATGGCAGTAGGACCTTACGTGTCGGCGCAGAACATTCCATTCGCGAACATCTCCGCCATAGCCCACTTCCACTACTCCGGCGCCAGCGTCACCACCATGGCCCTTCCCGCGCCCCTCCCCGTCTTCAACGACAACCTCGCCGTGAAGAATGGCATGGATGGGCTGAAGAGCCTCAACGCCACCAACCTCCCTCTCGAGATCGACACCAATCTCTTCTTCACCATCGGAGTGAACGTCGAGGCATGCCATTCCTCGACTCCTAACAAGAGCTGCCAAGGTCCCAATGGTGGGACCTTCGCCGCATCGATGAACAATATTACCTTCGTGAAGCCCAGCATTTCATTGCTGCAAGCCTACTACGACAGCTTGCATGGTCATTATACTGATGATTTCCCTTCGAGGCCATTAAAGGTTTATGATTTTGTCAATGGCGCACCTAACAACTTTCCAAATGATACTCAGTCTTTGAATGGAACTAGAGTGAAGGTCCTGGAATACGGTGCTAGGGTGCAACTCATCTTGCAGGACACAGGGACTGTGAGCACAGACAACCACCCCATGCATCTGCATGGCTACAGCTTCTACGTTGTAGGGTATGGGACCGGGAACTACAACTCCAGGACTGCGAAGCTCAACCTCGTCGATCCACCATACATGAACACCATTGGTGTTCCGGTTGGAGGATGGGCTGCAATCCGGTTCATTGCGGACAATCCTG GTGTGTGGTTCATGCATTGCCACCTTGATCTTCATACAACTTGGGGTCTCTCTATGGCATTCATTGTGAAGAACGGTAAGGGCCCACTGGAGACCCTTCCACATCCTCCGGCAGATTTGCCCCTGTGTTGA
- the LOC103695452 gene encoding laccase-6-like isoform X1: protein MAWSSHLMVWLSLFLSYYVPLGLAARHKWPVGGSTKFYDFKVQTKRITKICKTRDIVTINGKYPGPVVYAQEDDRVIVAVTNKTPYNATIHWHGVRQRLSCWSDGPSYLTQCPIQPGQSFTYEFTLVQQKGTLFWHAHISWLRGTVHGAIVIYPKTGVPYPFPNPYEEHILILGEYRFNNLVKLEKKVLARGTGAPPADGYTINGRPGPLYNCSANDVYGIDVIPGKTYLLRIINAALNIELFFSIANHKLTIVEADAEYTKPVTVERLMITPGQTINVLVEANQPIARYDMAVGPYVSAQNIPFANISAIAHFHYSGASVTTMALPAPLPVFNDNLAVKNGMDGLKSLNATNLPLEIDTNLFFTIGVNVEACHSSTPNKSCQGPNGGTFAASMNNITFVKPSISLLQAYYDSLHGHYTDDFPSRPLKVYDFVNGAPNNFPNDTQSLNGTRVKVLEYGARVQLILQDTGTVSTDNHPMHLHGYSFYVVGYGTGNYNSRTAKLNLVDPPYMNTIGVPVGGWAAIRFIADNPGVWFMHCHLDLHTTWGLSMAFIVKNGKGPLETLPHPPADLPLC, encoded by the exons GTACAAACCAAGAGGATCACGAAGATTTGCAAGACGAGGGACATCGTCACCATCAATGGCAAGTATCCCGGTCCGGTCGTGTACGCCCAGGAGGACGATCGGGTGATCGTCGCGGTCACGAACAAGACCCCATACAACGCCACCATTCATTG GCATGGGGTCCGGCAGAGGCTGTCGTGCTGGTCGGATGGACCGTCATACCTGACCCAATGCCCGATCCAGCCCGGCCAGTCGTTCACCTACGAGTTCACCTTGGTCCAGCAGAAGGGCACGCTCTTCTGGCACGCCCACATCTCCTGGCTCCGCGGCACCGTCCATGGCGCCATCGTCATATATCCCAAGACTGGGGTACCCTACCCCTTCCCCAACCCTTACGAAGAGCATATACTAATTTTGG GGGAGTATCGGTTCAATAACTTGGTGAAGCTGGAAAAGAAGGTTCTTGCAAGAGGTACAGGTGCTCCACCGGCGGATGGATACACAATAAACGGCCGCCCAGGGCCTCTCTATAACTGCTCGGCAAATG ATGTATACGGGATTGATGTAATACCTGGCAAGACATACCTTCTACGGATAATAAACGCAGCCCTGAACATCGAGCTGTTCTTCTCCATTGCCAACCACAAGCTCACCATCGTCGAAGCTGACGCCGAGTACACAAAGCCCGTCACAGTAGAGCGGCTCATGATCACCCCAGGGCAGACCATCAACGTCCTGGTGGAAGCCAACCAGCCGATCGCCAGGTATGACATGGCAGTAGGACCTTACGTGTCGGCGCAGAACATTCCATTCGCGAACATCTCCGCCATAGCCCACTTCCACTACTCCGGCGCCAGCGTCACCACCATGGCCCTTCCCGCGCCCCTCCCCGTCTTCAACGACAACCTCGCCGTGAAGAATGGCATGGATGGGCTGAAGAGCCTCAACGCCACCAACCTCCCTCTCGAGATCGACACCAATCTCTTCTTCACCATCGGAGTGAACGTCGAGGCATGCCATTCCTCGACTCCTAACAAGAGCTGCCAAGGTCCCAATGGTGGGACCTTCGCCGCATCGATGAACAATATTACCTTCGTGAAGCCCAGCATTTCATTGCTGCAAGCCTACTACGACAGCTTGCATGGTCATTATACTGATGATTTCCCTTCGAGGCCATTAAAGGTTTATGATTTTGTCAATGGCGCACCTAACAACTTTCCAAATGATACTCAGTCTTTGAATGGAACTAGAGTGAAGGTCCTGGAATACGGTGCTAGGGTGCAACTCATCTTGCAGGACACAGGGACTGTGAGCACAGACAACCACCCCATGCATCTGCATGGCTACAGCTTCTACGTTGTAGGGTATGGGACCGGGAACTACAACTCCAGGACTGCGAAGCTCAACCTCGTCGATCCACCATACATGAACACCATTGGTGTTCCGGTTGGAGGATGGGCTGCAATCCGGTTCATTGCGGACAATCCTG GTGTGTGGTTCATGCATTGCCACCTTGATCTTCATACAACTTGGGGTCTCTCTATGGCATTCATTGTGAAGAACGGTAAGGGCCCACTGGAGACCCTTCCACATCCTCCGGCAGATTTGCCCCTGTGTTGA
- the LOC103695452 gene encoding laccase-6-like isoform X3 gives MAWSSHLMVWLSLFLSYYVPLGLAARHKWPVGGSTKFYDFKVQTKRITKICKTRDIVTINGKYPGPVVYAQEDDRVIVAVTNKTPYNATIHWHGVRQRLSCWSDGPSYLTQCPIQPGQSFTYEFTLVQQKGTLFWHAHISWLRGTVHGAIVIYPKTGVPYPFPNPYEEHILILGEYRFNNLVKLEKKVLARGTGAPPADGYTINGRPGPLYNCSANDVYGIDVIPGKTYLLRIINAALNIELFFSIANHKLTIVEADAEYTKPVTVERLMITPGQTINVLVEANQPIARYDMAVGPYVSAQNIPFANISAIAHFHYSGASVTTMALPAPLPVFNDNLAVKNGMDGLKSLNATNLPLEIDTNLFFTIGVNVEACHSSTPNKSCQGPNGGTFAASMNNITFVKPSISLLQAYYDSLHGHYTDDFPSRPLKVYDFVNGAPNNFPNDTQSLNGTRVKVLEYGARVQLILQDTGTVSTDNHPMHLHGYSFYVVGYGTGNYNSRTAKLNLVDPPYMNTIGVPVGGWAAIRFIADNPGMEWRNC, from the exons GTACAAACCAAGAGGATCACGAAGATTTGCAAGACGAGGGACATCGTCACCATCAATGGCAAGTATCCCGGTCCGGTCGTGTACGCCCAGGAGGACGATCGGGTGATCGTCGCGGTCACGAACAAGACCCCATACAACGCCACCATTCATTG GCATGGGGTCCGGCAGAGGCTGTCGTGCTGGTCGGATGGACCGTCATACCTGACCCAATGCCCGATCCAGCCCGGCCAGTCGTTCACCTACGAGTTCACCTTGGTCCAGCAGAAGGGCACGCTCTTCTGGCACGCCCACATCTCCTGGCTCCGCGGCACCGTCCATGGCGCCATCGTCATATATCCCAAGACTGGGGTACCCTACCCCTTCCCCAACCCTTACGAAGAGCATATACTAATTTTGG GGGAGTATCGGTTCAATAACTTGGTGAAGCTGGAAAAGAAGGTTCTTGCAAGAGGTACAGGTGCTCCACCGGCGGATGGATACACAATAAACGGCCGCCCAGGGCCTCTCTATAACTGCTCGGCAAATG ATGTATACGGGATTGATGTAATACCTGGCAAGACATACCTTCTACGGATAATAAACGCAGCCCTGAACATCGAGCTGTTCTTCTCCATTGCCAACCACAAGCTCACCATCGTCGAAGCTGACGCCGAGTACACAAAGCCCGTCACAGTAGAGCGGCTCATGATCACCCCAGGGCAGACCATCAACGTCCTGGTGGAAGCCAACCAGCCGATCGCCAGGTATGACATGGCAGTAGGACCTTACGTGTCGGCGCAGAACATTCCATTCGCGAACATCTCCGCCATAGCCCACTTCCACTACTCCGGCGCCAGCGTCACCACCATGGCCCTTCCCGCGCCCCTCCCCGTCTTCAACGACAACCTCGCCGTGAAGAATGGCATGGATGGGCTGAAGAGCCTCAACGCCACCAACCTCCCTCTCGAGATCGACACCAATCTCTTCTTCACCATCGGAGTGAACGTCGAGGCATGCCATTCCTCGACTCCTAACAAGAGCTGCCAAGGTCCCAATGGTGGGACCTTCGCCGCATCGATGAACAATATTACCTTCGTGAAGCCCAGCATTTCATTGCTGCAAGCCTACTACGACAGCTTGCATGGTCATTATACTGATGATTTCCCTTCGAGGCCATTAAAGGTTTATGATTTTGTCAATGGCGCACCTAACAACTTTCCAAATGATACTCAGTCTTTGAATGGAACTAGAGTGAAGGTCCTGGAATACGGTGCTAGGGTGCAACTCATCTTGCAGGACACAGGGACTGTGAGCACAGACAACCACCCCATGCATCTGCATGGCTACAGCTTCTACGTTGTAGGGTATGGGACCGGGAACTACAACTCCAGGACTGCGAAGCTCAACCTCGTCGATCCACCATACATGAACACCATTGGTGTTCCGGTTGGAGGATGGGCTGCAATCCGGTTCATTGCGGACAATCCTG GGATGGAATGGAGAAATTGTTAG